One stretch of Methanobacterium aggregans DNA includes these proteins:
- a CDS encoding fumarate hydratase, whose protein sequence is MEIAEIVKNAVLEASTTFRRDQIHAYRRAIDMEVNENARWVLELLLENAKIAQREKMPLCDDTGIPHIYLEVGEDTILPGGFFKEIKEGVAWGLRDLPARPMAVRGNSIQRLEQSSGLYEDPGMLFPPSFFVDTISRDISRDQGSENGVGDGVKLHVLMLGGGPEIRAHTYKVFHKRDHRKVFWEVKTWLRSEIPMLGCTPCIPAIGIGRTHFEASSLMLKAMAYGDLNKQSELEKDITESLNSSNTGALGIGGSVTALGSFIKVGPQRASGVRIVCARPCCCVEPRKSSVYIPSKSLG, encoded by the coding sequence ATGGAAATAGCTGAAATAGTTAAAAATGCAGTTTTGGAGGCCAGCACAACCTTCCGCAGGGATCAGATCCATGCCTACAGAAGGGCCATTGATATGGAAGTGAATGAAAATGCCCGCTGGGTTCTTGAGCTTCTTCTTGAAAATGCAAAGATTGCCCAACGGGAAAAAATGCCCCTCTGTGATGATACTGGAATTCCACACATTTACCTTGAAGTTGGGGAGGATACTATCCTTCCAGGAGGCTTTTTCAAGGAAATCAAAGAGGGTGTGGCATGGGGTTTAAGGGATCTTCCAGCAAGACCCATGGCTGTACGTGGAAATTCCATTCAAAGGTTAGAACAGAGTAGTGGACTTTATGAAGACCCCGGAATGTTGTTTCCACCTTCTTTCTTTGTTGACACCATCTCAAGGGACATTTCTCGAGATCAGGGGTCTGAAAATGGAGTTGGAGATGGGGTTAAACTTCATGTTCTCATGCTCGGTGGGGGTCCAGAGATCAGGGCACACACTTATAAAGTTTTCCACAAGCGGGATCATAGAAAAGTATTTTGGGAAGTGAAAACATGGTTGAGATCAGAGATTCCCATGCTTGGCTGCACTCCATGCATTCCAGCCATAGGTATTGGGAGAACTCATTTTGAAGCTTCGTCCTTGATGCTGAAAGCAATGGCATATGGGGACCTTAACAAACAATCCGAACTTGAAAAGGACATAACTGAATCTCTTAACAGTTCCAATACAGGTGCTCTTGGTATTGGTGGCTCTGTAACTGCCCTTGGATCCTTCATCAAAGTAGGTCCTCAAAGGGCCAGCGGTGTTCGAATAGTATGTGCCAGACCATGCTGTTGTGTTGAACCCCGAAAATCGTCTGTTTATATACCTTCCAAATCTCTGGGATGA
- a CDS encoding citryl-CoA lyase: MATERETMEKILGFDNVKWRTSITKVEPNRITTRGYSQEDLIGNISFPEMVYLLIKGDMPSENESKMLEAVLVSFCDHGVTPPSTQVARLMASAGSPMNSCVSGGILAFGKHHAGALELSMRLLQETIFEGFSDFTGEMSSENLKKKVNTLAEVIVDKFAQNNQKIPGFGHRYHTEDPRARKLLKLADDYGFSGLHTQLALSIQDILYETKDLRMNIDGANAGILSDMGFDWKLGTGIFMMGRLPALVSHVHEEQTNESPFRKLFETDEIEYSGLEEGKMNILNKIANKG, from the coding sequence ATGGCAACTGAAAGAGAAACCATGGAAAAAATTCTTGGGTTTGACAACGTGAAATGGAGAACATCCATAACAAAGGTTGAGCCAAACAGGATCACAACAAGAGGATACTCACAGGAAGACCTCATAGGTAATATTTCATTTCCGGAAATGGTGTATCTCCTGATAAAAGGAGATATGCCCTCTGAAAATGAGTCGAAGATGTTGGAAGCTGTTCTTGTATCATTCTGCGATCATGGAGTTACACCTCCAAGCACCCAGGTGGCAAGGTTAATGGCGTCTGCAGGTTCACCTATGAATTCATGTGTTTCAGGAGGGATTCTAGCCTTTGGAAAACATCATGCCGGAGCACTGGAACTTTCAATGAGGTTGCTGCAGGAAACGATTTTTGAAGGGTTTTCAGATTTCACAGGAGAAATGTCTTCTGAAAATCTTAAAAAGAAGGTAAACACACTTGCAGAGGTTATTGTTGATAAATTCGCCCAAAATAACCAGAAGATACCGGGTTTTGGACACAGATATCATACGGAGGACCCCCGGGCTAGAAAGCTCTTGAAACTTGCAGATGATTATGGTTTTTCAGGATTACATACACAACTGGCCCTTTCAATTCAGGATATTCTCTATGAAACAAAAGACCTTCGTATGAACATCGATGGTGCCAATGCAGGAATACTTTCAGACATGGGCTTTGATTGGAAGCTGGGAACCGGTATTTTTATGATGGGAAGGCTTCCGGCATTAGTTTCACATGTTCATGAAGAGCAGACAAATGAATCTCCATTTAGAAAGCTTTTTGAAACAGATGAAATAGAGTACAGTGGCCTTGAGGAGGGAAAAATGAATATATTGAATAAAATTGCAAATAAAGGCTGA
- the ahaH gene encoding ATP synthase archaeal subunit H translates to MTTISEAITTIKKAENDADNLIADAEKKSADLIEESHSKADEAVEKAKKEAQEKSEAIIFEAETKAQKEAYQISNKTDEKIEITKRKATDAVDEAVAVIVKTVL, encoded by the coding sequence ATGACAACAATATCGGAAGCTATTACAACCATTAAAAAGGCTGAAAATGATGCTGATAACTTGATCGCGGATGCGGAAAAGAAATCAGCAGATCTGATCGAAGAATCTCATTCTAAAGCTGACGAAGCTGTAGAAAAAGCTAAAAAAGAGGCCCAGGAAAAATCTGAAGCCATTATCTTTGAAGCTGAGACAAAAGCTCAGAAAGAAGCCTACCAAATATCCAACAAAACTGATGAAAAAATAGAAATAACAAAGAGGAAAGCTACAGATGCGGTGGATGAAGCCGTAGCTGTGATAGTTAAAACTGTGTTATAG
- a CDS encoding V-type ATP synthase subunit I — MFKPAKMQKLKIITLDKYADSAVNSLHEEGIVQIQDISERIQTDAEWKQILKPSKANPNTGKVSSLLMKTSGMVDFLESVEKRDGGIKNTIMGFINPETFEKREVEVISADELVAKAESTIADVESRTKSLEEQLNKLDSEKGKLEDASKIAEELKDFDVDLIDLKGSEYTEVITGKIELSNLEKFKEEASAVTEEYLVFETDSELKKSKSKEVSKNIIIITLSQYGEKLTGLLRKLEFDKFEVSGISGKPEEFIRNSETRIHAIESEKETHFNELAVVADEWKDNLLVLKEQLEVEKERDEIFSSFGETNNTMMFEAWVPEKKMKKSLEILETSTEGHSVVEVSDPEENDDVPSHLDNPRFAKPYEMMVDMYSPTNYKELDPTIFMAIMFPFFFGYCLTDAGYGIIDALVGYLLYRGLGRTNRTMHDMGLILVACGVWAFILGMVTNGFIGDLVPRFIVGDMSYLMPTVIGSVNAFVHPENILYIALTIGILHINLGLIMGAYNNIKNGKIGEAFGTQLDWIILELAIVLYIVTGSAIVGGVTALIAIGIMMYYNGVMGVMDILSFLGTVLSYSRLLALCLSTGGIAMTVNIITGLSAEMIPYVGIILAPIIFIGGHIANLAFQSLGAFIHSLRLHYVEFFSQFYEGGSPKFKPFQAERKFTKIRR; from the coding sequence ATGTTCAAGCCGGCAAAAATGCAGAAGCTCAAGATAATAACTTTGGACAAGTACGCTGATTCTGCAGTTAATTCCCTTCATGAAGAGGGAATCGTACAGATCCAGGATATCTCAGAGCGAATTCAAACCGATGCAGAGTGGAAGCAAATACTCAAACCTTCAAAGGCAAATCCCAACACAGGAAAAGTCTCTTCTCTTCTCATGAAAACTTCGGGAATGGTTGATTTTCTTGAATCCGTTGAAAAACGTGACGGTGGCATAAAAAACACCATCATGGGTTTTATCAATCCTGAAACATTTGAGAAACGAGAAGTTGAAGTTATAAGTGCAGATGAACTGGTTGCCAAAGCAGAGTCAACAATTGCAGATGTTGAATCAAGGACCAAATCCCTTGAAGAACAGTTGAACAAACTGGACTCTGAAAAAGGTAAACTGGAAGATGCTTCCAAAATTGCAGAAGAATTAAAAGATTTTGATGTTGATCTCATTGATTTAAAAGGATCAGAGTATACTGAAGTTATAACTGGTAAAATAGAACTTTCTAACCTTGAAAAATTTAAGGAAGAAGCCAGTGCAGTTACAGAAGAATATCTTGTTTTTGAAACTGATTCTGAACTTAAAAAATCAAAATCTAAAGAAGTTTCAAAGAATATTATTATCATAACCTTATCACAATATGGTGAAAAGTTAACAGGACTTCTAAGAAAACTGGAATTTGATAAATTCGAAGTTTCAGGAATTTCTGGAAAACCAGAAGAGTTTATAAGAAACTCTGAGACAAGAATTCATGCCATAGAAAGTGAAAAAGAAACCCATTTCAATGAACTGGCAGTTGTTGCAGATGAATGGAAGGATAATCTCCTCGTTCTGAAGGAACAGCTGGAAGTTGAGAAGGAAAGGGATGAAATATTTTCCTCATTTGGAGAAACCAACAACACCATGATGTTTGAAGCATGGGTTCCAGAGAAGAAGATGAAAAAATCTCTTGAAATCCTGGAAACATCCACTGAAGGACATTCAGTTGTTGAAGTTTCAGATCCTGAAGAGAACGACGACGTTCCTAGTCATCTCGATAATCCGCGCTTTGCAAAGCCATACGAGATGATGGTGGACATGTACTCCCCTACAAACTACAAGGAATTGGACCCAACCATTTTCATGGCAATCATGTTCCCATTCTTCTTTGGTTACTGTTTAACCGATGCAGGTTATGGTATAATTGATGCATTAGTAGGATATCTCCTTTACAGGGGACTTGGAAGGACCAATAGAACCATGCATGATATGGGTTTGATACTCGTTGCATGTGGTGTGTGGGCTTTCATCCTTGGAATGGTTACCAACGGTTTCATAGGAGACCTTGTACCAAGATTCATAGTTGGAGATATGAGTTACCTAATGCCAACAGTCATAGGATCTGTCAACGCATTTGTGCATCCTGAAAACATATTGTACATAGCATTGACCATAGGTATCCTTCACATAAACCTGGGTCTTATCATGGGTGCTTACAACAACATAAAGAATGGGAAAATTGGAGAAGCCTTCGGTACACAGCTCGATTGGATTATACTTGAATTAGCCATTGTTCTTTACATTGTAACAGGATCAGCCATAGTTGGAGGAGTTACAGCACTCATAGCCATAGGAATTATGATGTACTACAACGGCGTCATGGGAGTGATGGATATACTGAGTTTCCTCGGTACGGTTTTATCATACTCAAGGCTTTTAGCACTCTGTCTTTCAACAGGCGGAATAGCTATGACAGTTAACATCATAACAGGGTTGTCTGCAGAGATGATACCCTATGTTGGTATAATACTAGCTCCAATAATATTCATTGGAGGACACATTGCAAACCTGGCTTTCCAGAGTCTTGGTGCATTTATACATTCATTACGTTTACATTATGTTGAATTTTTCAGTCAATTCTACGAGGGCGGAAGTCCAAAATTCAAGCCCTTCCAAGCTGAAAGAAAATTTACGAAAATTAGGAGGTAA
- a CDS encoding V-type ATP synthase subunit K (produces ATP from ADP in the presence of a proton gradient across the membrane; the K subunit is a nonenzymatic component which binds the dimeric form by interacting with the G and E subunits) gives MAAELTLGTALAAIGAGVAVGFAALGSGIGQGIASAGAVGAVAEDKGMFAQGIVFTAIPETQAIYGFLIAILILVFSGLMGGHTLDVVTGLVAIGAGAAVGFAGLGSGMGQGIASSASVGAVVEDKGMFAQGIVFTAIPETQAIYGFLIAILLLVFGGILGA, from the coding sequence ATGGCAGCAGAATTAACATTAGGTACAGCTTTAGCAGCAATAGGAGCAGGAGTCGCAGTAGGATTTGCGGCATTAGGATCAGGTATAGGACAAGGTATAGCATCAGCAGGTGCAGTAGGTGCAGTAGCTGAAGATAAAGGCATGTTCGCACAGGGTATCGTTTTCACAGCTATACCAGAGACACAGGCTATATACGGTTTCTTAATAGCTATATTGATCCTCGTGTTCTCAGGACTCATGGGTGGACACACGCTTGACGTAGTCACAGGACTTGTAGCAATAGGTGCAGGTGCAGCAGTAGGATTTGCAGGTTTAGGATCCGGTATGGGTCAGGGTATAGCTTCATCAGCATCCGTTGGTGCAGTTGTCGAAGATAAAGGTATGTTCGCACAGGGTATCGTTTTCACAGCTATACCAGAGACACAGGCTATATACGGTTTCCTTATAGCTATACTGTTACTTGTGTTCGGCGGAATTCTCGGAGCATAA
- a CDS encoding V-type proton ATPase subunit E, with protein sequence MSSGAEKIVSNIISDAQSKADIIIQKAQEDTSTITEEGDKKAQFESEKILESAEKQAQMKYQQLISEAKMNSRRKELEAREEIIEESFAKAGAELEKIASTSSKEYVESLKNVISEAAFEIGGGELVVLLKEEDISKIKDEIKAIEKDITDKTGQKTTFETGESITTIGGAVVKTKDGDIEVNNTIEARMLRFKKALRSEVAKVLFK encoded by the coding sequence ATGAGCTCAGGGGCAGAAAAAATAGTATCAAACATCATATCAGATGCTCAAAGTAAGGCAGATATCATAATCCAGAAGGCCCAGGAGGACACCAGTACAATCACAGAAGAAGGGGACAAAAAAGCCCAATTTGAAAGCGAAAAAATTCTTGAAAGCGCTGAAAAACAGGCACAGATGAAATATCAACAGTTGATCTCTGAGGCTAAGATGAATTCCCGTAGGAAAGAACTCGAGGCAAGAGAAGAAATTATTGAAGAATCATTTGCTAAAGCCGGAGCAGAACTTGAAAAGATCGCTTCAACTTCTTCCAAGGAATATGTGGAATCACTTAAAAATGTCATAAGTGAAGCTGCATTTGAGATTGGTGGTGGAGAACTGGTTGTACTTCTTAAAGAGGAAGATATCTCCAAAATAAAAGACGAAATAAAAGCTATCGAGAAAGATATTACTGATAAAACAGGCCAGAAAACAACCTTTGAAACTGGAGAAAGCATAACCACCATTGGTGGGGCAGTTGTGAAAACCAAAGATGGAGATATTGAGGTTAACAACACAATCGAAGCAAGGATGCTCAGATTCAAAAAAGCTCTAAGATCAGAGGTTGCAAAGGTGCTGTTTAAGTAA
- a CDS encoding V-type ATP synthase subunit C, translating to MVEDIAALVSSMGFSSPESVIGLLFLVLAVIGAVIVVVSIRPVLEFYPYTSPNARVRARRGKLFDEKQLSEIVEADTVEEVKNYLRGVPEYAEYVEKYPIEKALDTQLAETHDLLARIAPDDIKETFEILLSKWDISNLKSIIIAKEAGLTREETEDLLIPFGDLKDSSDKLLDAKNIEEIVNALEGTEYAQILEDAMPEYQKMGMLLPLEAALDKNYLNKLVRSVANPADDNSKLLQSYIGTLVDTTNLKIILRAKVDGLKYEEVQSYMISNGYQIREWKLKELMESEDVEGVLSSLEGTKYSHILSESMPDYSGTGSIAPFEAALDANVRKTANTISKKKPIGIGPIIGFLSRKETEVRNLKIIARGKVEDGVSASVIKEMLV from the coding sequence ATGGTAGAAGATATTGCAGCATTAGTAAGCTCAATGGGATTTTCCTCCCCAGAATCCGTTATAGGGCTTTTATTTCTGGTCTTAGCAGTTATTGGAGCAGTAATTGTTGTTGTGAGCATCAGACCCGTTCTGGAGTTTTACCCATACACATCACCCAATGCACGTGTAAGGGCAAGAAGAGGAAAGCTGTTTGATGAAAAACAGCTTTCAGAAATAGTTGAAGCAGACACAGTGGAAGAGGTCAAAAATTACCTTAGGGGAGTTCCAGAGTACGCAGAATACGTGGAAAAGTACCCTATTGAGAAGGCACTTGACACCCAGCTTGCAGAAACTCACGATCTTCTTGCAAGGATAGCACCAGATGATATAAAAGAAACCTTTGAAATTCTTTTGTCAAAATGGGATATAAGCAACTTGAAGAGCATAATAATTGCAAAAGAAGCTGGTTTAACAAGGGAAGAAACAGAAGATCTTTTAATACCCTTTGGGGATCTAAAAGATTCATCTGACAAACTCCTTGATGCAAAGAACATTGAAGAAATTGTTAATGCTCTTGAAGGTACAGAATACGCACAAATTCTTGAAGATGCTATGCCAGAGTACCAGAAAATGGGTATGCTCTTACCTTTAGAAGCAGCACTTGACAAGAATTATCTTAACAAGCTGGTTAGATCCGTTGCAAACCCTGCAGATGACAACAGCAAGTTACTGCAGAGTTACATCGGAACCCTTGTGGACACAACCAACCTGAAGATCATACTCCGGGCAAAGGTTGACGGACTCAAATACGAAGAAGTCCAGTCTTACATGATATCCAACGGATACCAGATACGTGAGTGGAAATTAAAAGAACTCATGGAATCTGAAGATGTTGAAGGAGTATTAAGCAGTCTTGAAGGAACAAAATATTCACACATACTTTCAGAGTCCATGCCTGATTATTCAGGCACAGGTTCAATAGCCCCATTCGAGGCAGCTCTGGATGCAAATGTGAGAAAAACTGCAAACACCATATCCAAGAAAAAACCAATAGGCATAGGTCCAATAATAGGATTCCTCAGCAGGAAAGAAACTGAAGTAAGGAACCTTAAGATCATAGCCCGTGGTAAAGTAGAGGATGGAGTTTCAGCTTCCGTGATTAAGGAGATGTTAGTATGA
- a CDS encoding V-type ATP synthase subunit F, with protein MSSQVAVMADADTVTGFRLGGIKAGYPVSNMEEADKTLKELVKQDFSIIIITEKIGDGIRETIDKFTKTSALPMIIEVPDKSGSIRRESDPMRELIKRVIGVEMVK; from the coding sequence ATGAGTTCGCAGGTAGCAGTTATGGCTGACGCGGATACTGTCACAGGATTCCGTCTTGGAGGAATTAAGGCAGGATATCCAGTTTCAAACATGGAAGAAGCAGATAAAACCCTTAAAGAACTTGTAAAACAGGATTTTTCTATTATAATAATAACAGAAAAAATCGGTGACGGAATAAGGGAAACAATAGATAAGTTCACAAAAACAAGCGCATTGCCTATGATAATTGAAGTACCCGACAAATCAGGCTCAATTAGGAGAGAATCAGACCCTATGAGAGAGCTTATAAAGAGAGTAATTGGGGTTGAGATGGTAAAATGA
- a CDS encoding ATP synthase subunit A, whose amino-acid sequence MITGNIIKIAGPVIVADGMKGTQMYEMVKVGSDKLIGEIIELEGDTATIQVYEETAGMKPGEPVESTGGPLSVELGPGILGSIFDGIQRPLEKIKVLTGDYLPRGVDVPSLPKDKKWTFKPTAKAGIEVKGGDVIGEVQETSAIVQKIMIPPKVEGTLKTIVSEGEYTVEEDIAEVETSKGVVKVQMLQKWPVRVGRPYKQKLDPDVPLVTGQRAQDTFFPVAKGGTSAMPGPFGSGKTVTQQQLAKWADADIIVYVGCGERGNEMTEVLTEFPELEDPKTGKPLMDRTVLIANTSNMPVAAREACVYTGITIAEYFRDMGYDVALMADSTSRWAEAMREISGRLEEMPGEEGYPAYLASRLAQFYERAGRITTVGTEDKVASVTVVGAVSPPGGDLSEPVTQNTLRISKVFWALDASLADKRHFPSIDWLQSYSLYVESVQDWWKENTGSDWRDTRDEAMALLQKESELQEIVQLVGPDALPDRERVTLETTRMIREDFLQQNAFHEIDTYCAPQKQYEMLKTIIMFQKNASAALERGAAAADVVALTVKEDIGKMKYLPEAEFDAKVKEIQDKIIKQCSEV is encoded by the coding sequence ATGATTACAGGAAATATAATAAAAATAGCAGGTCCCGTTATTGTTGCAGACGGCATGAAGGGAACCCAGATGTACGAAATGGTCAAAGTCGGTAGCGACAAGCTCATTGGAGAGATAATTGAACTCGAAGGTGACACAGCAACCATACAGGTTTACGAGGAAACAGCAGGTATGAAACCTGGCGAACCAGTTGAAAGTACTGGAGGACCATTATCTGTGGAATTAGGTCCAGGTATTTTAGGATCCATATTTGATGGAATTCAGAGACCTCTTGAAAAGATCAAAGTTCTAACAGGAGATTACCTCCCTAGGGGTGTTGATGTTCCATCCTTACCAAAGGACAAAAAATGGACTTTCAAACCAACAGCAAAAGCTGGAATAGAAGTTAAAGGTGGAGATGTTATAGGAGAAGTCCAGGAAACATCTGCAATCGTCCAGAAAATAATGATACCTCCAAAAGTGGAGGGAACATTAAAAACAATAGTATCTGAAGGTGAATACACTGTAGAGGAAGACATCGCAGAAGTGGAAACATCCAAAGGTGTCGTAAAAGTTCAGATGCTACAAAAATGGCCTGTTAGGGTTGGAAGACCATACAAGCAGAAATTAGACCCTGATGTACCACTTGTAACAGGACAAAGGGCACAGGATACTTTCTTCCCAGTTGCTAAAGGTGGAACATCTGCTATGCCAGGTCCATTTGGATCAGGTAAGACAGTTACACAGCAGCAGCTTGCAAAATGGGCTGACGCAGACATAATCGTCTACGTTGGATGTGGAGAACGTGGTAACGAGATGACAGAAGTTTTAACAGAGTTCCCAGAACTTGAAGACCCAAAAACTGGAAAACCACTCATGGACAGGACTGTCCTTATCGCAAACACTTCAAACATGCCTGTGGCAGCAAGGGAAGCATGTGTTTATACAGGTATAACCATAGCAGAATACTTCCGTGATATGGGCTACGATGTGGCTCTAATGGCAGATTCAACATCCCGATGGGCTGAAGCTATGAGGGAGATCTCAGGAAGGCTCGAAGAGATGCCTGGTGAAGAAGGATACCCAGCATACCTTGCATCAAGACTTGCACAGTTCTATGAACGTGCTGGTAGGATTACAACAGTCGGTACAGAGGACAAAGTTGCATCAGTAACAGTTGTTGGAGCAGTATCACCTCCTGGTGGTGACCTTTCAGAACCAGTTACACAGAACACCCTACGTATATCCAAAGTGTTCTGGGCACTGGATGCATCACTTGCAGACAAACGTCACTTCCCATCAATAGATTGGTTACAGAGTTACTCATTATACGTTGAAAGTGTGCAGGACTGGTGGAAGGAGAACACAGGTTCAGATTGGAGGGACACAAGGGACGAAGCAATGGCCCTGCTCCAGAAAGAATCTGAGCTCCAGGAAATTGTTCAGCTCGTTGGTCCAGACGCACTTCCTGACCGTGAAAGGGTAACCCTTGAAACAACAAGGATGATAAGGGAAGACTTCCTCCAGCAGAACGCTTTCCACGAGATAGACACATACTGCGCACCTCAAAAACAGTATGAAATGCTTAAAACCATCATCATGTTCCAGAAAAACGCAAGTGCAGCCCTTGAAAGGGGAGCAGCAGCAGCAGATGTAGTAGCTCTTACTGTTAAAGAGGACATAGGAAAGATGAAATACTTACCTGAAGCAGAATTTGATGCAAAGGTCAAAGAAATTCAGGATAAAATAATCAAGCAGTGCAGTGAGGTATGA
- a CDS encoding ATP synthase subunit B has translation MKIDIKTREYTTVSEVSGPLMIVEGVEGVAYGEIVEIETPAGDHRRGQVLEVKDDLAVVQVFEGTSDLNTSTTKVRFTGETAKLGVSPDMLGRIFNGTGKPIDGGPEIIPEEELDINGNPMNPSAREFPAEFIETGISTIDGMNTLVRGQKLPIFSGSGLPHNELAAQIARQAKVIGEGSEFAVIFAAMGITHEEANYFMRDFERTGALERVTVFMNLADDPAIERIITPKMALTTAEYFAFEKNMHVLVILTDLTNYCEALREISAARDEVPGRRGYPGYMYTDLATMYERAGRILGKEGSITQMPILVMPQDDITHPIPDLTGYITEGQIVLSRDLHRKGIYPPVDVLPSLSRLMSGGIGAEQTREDHSGVSDQLYSAYAEGRELRDLMAVVGEEALTERDRKFLKFADEFEKQFITQTRDEDRSIEETLTLGWELLALLPKAELKRVREEHIPKYHPEYK, from the coding sequence ATGAAGATAGATATAAAAACAAGGGAGTACACAACAGTTTCAGAAGTTTCCGGCCCTCTAATGATTGTTGAGGGAGTTGAAGGCGTTGCCTACGGCGAAATCGTGGAGATCGAAACACCTGCAGGGGATCACAGACGTGGACAGGTTCTTGAGGTTAAAGATGATCTGGCTGTTGTGCAGGTCTTCGAGGGAACAAGCGACCTCAACACATCAACCACCAAAGTCAGGTTCACAGGAGAAACAGCAAAACTCGGTGTTTCACCTGACATGCTCGGAAGAATATTCAACGGTACAGGAAAACCAATAGACGGTGGTCCAGAGATCATTCCTGAAGAGGAACTGGATATCAACGGTAACCCTATGAACCCATCAGCAAGGGAATTCCCAGCAGAGTTCATAGAAACAGGTATATCAACAATAGACGGTATGAACACACTTGTACGTGGACAGAAGCTACCTATATTTTCAGGTTCCGGTCTTCCACACAACGAGCTTGCAGCACAGATAGCAAGGCAGGCTAAGGTTATAGGTGAAGGATCAGAGTTTGCAGTTATATTTGCAGCTATGGGTATCACCCACGAAGAAGCAAACTACTTCATGAGGGATTTCGAGCGAACTGGAGCTCTTGAGAGGGTTACAGTTTTCATGAACCTTGCAGACGACCCTGCAATCGAAAGGATCATCACACCTAAAATGGCATTAACCACAGCTGAATACTTCGCATTTGAGAAAAACATGCACGTGCTTGTTATACTCACTGACCTTACCAACTACTGTGAGGCATTAAGGGAAATATCAGCAGCAAGGGACGAAGTTCCAGGAAGGCGTGGATACCCTGGTTACATGTACACCGACCTTGCAACCATGTACGAACGTGCAGGAAGGATATTAGGTAAAGAGGGTTCAATCACCCAGATGCCCATACTTGTCATGCCACAGGACGACATAACCCACCCAATTCCTGATTTAACAGGTTACATCACAGAGGGACAGATCGTTCTAAGCCGTGACCTCCACAGGAAAGGTATATACCCACCAGTAGATGTTTTACCATCACTTTCCAGACTTATGAGTGGTGGAATAGGTGCAGAACAAACACGTGAAGACCACAGTGGTGTTTCAGACCAGCTTTACTCAGCATATGCTGAAGGTCGTGAACTACGTGATTTAATGGCTGTTGTTGGTGAAGAAGCTCTTACAGAGCGTGACAGGAAGTTCCTGAAGTTTGCAGATGAATTTGAAAAACAGTTCATAACCCAGACCAGGGACGAAGACAGATCCATTGAAGAAACACTGACACTCGGTTGGGAACTTCTGGCACTTCTGCCAAAAGCAGAACTCAAACGTGTACGTGAAGAACACATTCCAAAATACCACCCAGAATACAAATAA
- a CDS encoding V-type ATP synthase subunit D: MAQEMIEGINPTRMELLKLKDREKLAVKGHGLLKEKRNALIMEFFNILERVQGSRDMVEENLKEAYEDLAKAQITMGELAVHKASMAVKESVEVDIDSRSIMGVVVPVIESTSTQTRTMVNRGYGFVDTSVKLDEAAKKFEESIKLIIELGEIEKTIILLASEIESTKRRVNALEHIIIPRVENTVKYIEMRLEEMERESFVRLKMIKKTMEME, encoded by the coding sequence ATGGCACAAGAAATGATAGAAGGAATCAATCCAACAAGGATGGAACTTCTAAAACTAAAGGATAGGGAAAAACTGGCAGTAAAAGGTCATGGACTCCTCAAAGAGAAGAGGAACGCCCTTATCATGGAGTTCTTCAACATACTTGAACGTGTTCAGGGTTCAAGGGACATGGTTGAGGAAAATCTAAAGGAAGCCTATGAAGACCTGGCAAAGGCCCAGATCACAATGGGAGAACTCGCTGTCCATAAAGCTTCAATGGCTGTTAAAGAATCCGTTGAAGTTGACATTGATTCTCGAAGTATAATGGGTGTTGTTGTGCCTGTAATTGAATCAACAAGCACACAAACACGTACCATGGTTAACAGAGGATATGGATTTGTAGACACCTCTGTAAAACTGGATGAAGCAGCCAAAAAATTCGAAGAATCCATCAAACTCATAATAGAACTTGGAGAAATAGAAAAAACTATTATACTCCTTGCAAGTGAGATAGAGTCAACAAAAAGACGTGTTAATGCTCTGGAACATATAATCATTCCAAGGGTTGAGAACACAGTCAAGTACATTGAAATGAGGCTCGAAGAGATGGAAAGGGAAAGTTTCGTAAGGCTCAAGATGATCAAAAAAACCATGGAGATGGAGTAA